The following are encoded in a window of Haloarcula laminariae genomic DNA:
- a CDS encoding HAMP domain-containing protein — protein MSAEETPTDADTDDVSGILPAFLARSFLAKFVVALLLVTVVILGVSANTYAQTSSQLTADTQTEYVSVANSSATQVAEWRQSRRDTTRRLGQFEVIRSGTQSERQAFLEAEAERLPNDVIKVQVVNRSSTTVTASSDTTRVGESQLSREAPWRNEELDYGEDGVYIAEATNALQTSLVSFVTPIETDDGDDLVLVMQTDLNALASDLPQPSEGVYSQVIDSQGRIVAGTRGQTSLGANAGSLQQYDESSDGADQSFVQRGLDGEKGFLEPGEVKSSLSGEYVVAYHPVADEEWVVATHVPVSTAYALQNTIQNNLLVLSGVVFLGIGVIGVVFGRGTVSALNRLTENAERLEAGNLDTDLEVTRRDEFGQLTASFASMRDALRDRIQEAESARKEAEVSRQEALAMTDYLQEKAEDYSEVMQQCANGDLTQRMETDNENEAMDRIAEEFNDMLGELEKTTGQLKTFSEEVAESSEIVLTNTENVRQSAERVTASVERINADATDQEARLEELAGDLDVVIERLHSLKGNPHVDINDELDQFENVAAVLDEATGQSQSIRTEAESAGETAKQQADELDEVSERADRLKRYAKPLGGILDRFETAAEHEFVFSGGPSQPVQDDGDD, from the coding sequence ATGAGTGCTGAAGAAACACCAACCGACGCGGACACGGACGACGTCAGCGGTATTCTCCCCGCCTTTCTGGCCAGGAGTTTCCTGGCGAAGTTCGTCGTCGCCCTGTTGCTGGTCACCGTCGTCATCCTCGGCGTGAGCGCGAACACGTACGCCCAGACGAGCTCACAGCTCACGGCGGACACCCAGACGGAGTACGTCAGCGTCGCAAACTCCAGTGCGACACAGGTCGCCGAGTGGCGCCAGTCGCGACGCGACACGACTCGTCGCCTCGGACAGTTCGAAGTCATTCGCAGCGGGACCCAGAGCGAACGACAGGCGTTCCTGGAGGCCGAAGCCGAGCGGCTCCCGAACGACGTCATCAAGGTTCAGGTCGTGAACCGGTCGTCGACGACCGTCACGGCCAGCTCCGACACCACGCGCGTCGGGGAGTCCCAGCTCAGCCGAGAGGCCCCGTGGCGCAACGAGGAACTCGACTACGGCGAGGACGGCGTCTACATCGCGGAGGCGACGAACGCGCTCCAAACCTCGCTGGTCTCGTTCGTCACGCCGATAGAGACCGACGACGGCGACGACCTCGTCCTCGTGATGCAGACGGACCTCAACGCGCTCGCGAGCGACCTGCCACAGCCGTCCGAGGGCGTCTACTCCCAGGTTATCGACTCCCAGGGCCGAATCGTGGCCGGCACGCGCGGCCAGACGTCGCTGGGTGCCAACGCGGGCTCGCTCCAGCAGTACGACGAGAGCTCCGACGGCGCCGACCAGTCGTTCGTCCAGCGCGGGCTCGACGGGGAGAAGGGCTTTCTGGAGCCCGGCGAGGTGAAATCGTCCCTCTCCGGTGAGTACGTCGTCGCGTACCACCCGGTGGCCGACGAGGAGTGGGTCGTCGCGACCCACGTTCCGGTCTCGACCGCCTACGCCCTCCAGAACACCATCCAGAACAACCTCCTCGTCCTCTCGGGCGTCGTGTTCCTCGGCATCGGCGTCATCGGTGTCGTCTTCGGTCGCGGGACTGTGAGCGCGCTGAACCGGCTCACCGAGAACGCCGAACGGCTGGAGGCGGGGAACCTCGACACCGACCTCGAAGTGACCCGGCGCGACGAGTTCGGCCAACTGACCGCCTCGTTCGCGAGCATGCGCGACGCGCTCCGGGACCGCATCCAGGAGGCCGAGTCCGCCCGCAAGGAGGCGGAGGTCTCCCGGCAGGAGGCCCTCGCCATGACCGACTACCTCCAGGAGAAAGCGGAGGACTACAGCGAGGTCATGCAGCAGTGTGCCAACGGCGACCTGACCCAGCGCATGGAGACCGACAACGAGAACGAGGCGATGGACCGCATCGCCGAGGAGTTCAACGACATGCTCGGCGAGCTGGAGAAGACCACCGGACAGCTCAAGACCTTCTCGGAGGAGGTCGCCGAGTCCAGCGAAATCGTGCTGACCAACACGGAGAACGTGCGCCAGTCCGCGGAGCGGGTCACGGCCTCCGTCGAGCGCATCAACGCGGACGCGACCGACCAGGAGGCGCGTCTCGAAGAACTGGCCGGCGACCTCGACGTGGTCATCGAACGGCTCCACTCGCTGAAGGGCAACCCACACGTCGACATCAACGACGAGCTGGACCAGTTCGAGAACGTCGCCGCGGTGCTCGACGAGGCGACCGGGCAGAGCCAGTCCATCCGCACGGAGGCCGAGAGCGCCGGCGAGACCGCCAAACAGCAGGCCGACGAGCTGGACGAGGTCTCCGAACGCGCCGACCGACTCAAGCGCTACGCCAAACCGCTCGGGGGTATCCTCGACCGGTTCGAGACCGCGGCCGAACACGAGTTCGTCTTCTCCGGCGGCCCGAGCCAGCCGGTCCAGGACGACGGCGACGACTGA
- a CDS encoding polyprenyl synthetase family protein — translation MEYLEARRDRVEARLEAAIDAVEPDALADQVGHVVLSGGKRVRPTVTVLACEALGGDPADAVDFAVGIELVHNASLVIDDIIDESEVRRGVPAAWAEYGHGSAIIASDGLLGEAFGLFSADERAMQTVSEAMVELGEGEAMELVAEPTNESEYMELARRKTGALFRAAAELGAIAADADAYAVEAMGEYAQRVGVAFQMRDDVLDATSDAETLGKPTGHDAEMERPSFLEVTDLTAEEANDKARAESDAALEALEAADAPDSQSVEYLRELAEFVVVRER, via the coding sequence ATGGAGTATCTCGAGGCGCGTCGTGACCGCGTCGAGGCGCGGCTAGAGGCCGCCATCGACGCCGTCGAACCCGACGCCCTCGCCGACCAGGTCGGCCACGTCGTGCTCTCGGGCGGGAAGCGGGTCCGGCCGACGGTGACGGTACTGGCCTGTGAGGCCCTTGGCGGGGACCCGGCCGACGCCGTCGACTTCGCGGTCGGCATCGAACTCGTCCACAACGCCTCGCTGGTCATCGACGATATCATCGACGAGTCCGAGGTCCGCCGGGGCGTACCCGCGGCGTGGGCCGAGTACGGGCACGGCTCGGCCATCATCGCCTCGGACGGGCTGCTCGGGGAGGCCTTCGGCCTTTTTTCGGCCGACGAGCGGGCGATGCAGACCGTCTCCGAGGCGATGGTCGAACTCGGGGAGGGCGAGGCGATGGAGCTCGTCGCCGAGCCGACCAACGAGTCCGAGTACATGGAGCTTGCCCGCCGCAAGACGGGGGCGCTGTTCCGGGCGGCCGCCGAGCTGGGGGCTATCGCCGCCGACGCCGACGCCTACGCCGTCGAGGCGATGGGCGAGTACGCACAGCGGGTCGGGGTGGCCTTCCAGATGCGCGACGACGTGCTGGACGCCACCTCCGACGCGGAGACGCTGGGCAAGCCGACGGGGCACGACGCCGAGATGGAACGGCCCTCCTTCCTCGAAGTGACCGACCTCACGGCCGAGGAGGCAAACGACAAGGCCCGCGCCGAGTCCGACGCCGCCTTGGAGGCCCTGGAGGCCGCCGACGCCCCCGACTCCCAGTCCGTCGAGTACCTCCGGGAGCTGGCGGAGTTCGTCGTCGTGCGTGAGCGATAA
- a CDS encoding AAA family ATPase, whose protein sequence is MTVIGVVGLPGSGKSEAAEVASEMGVPVVTMGDVIRAECRERGLDPATDHGTVAKALREENGPGAIAERSLPIIEDERAGHDTVLVDGIRSDVEVEAFRRAFGDSFALVEITAPFDVRAERLDLRGRDAGADEGGESLEDRDERELGFGMGEAMEMADVTVENTDSLSAFQRRIRTLLEEGVEVQS, encoded by the coding sequence ATGACAGTCATCGGTGTCGTCGGACTCCCCGGCAGCGGCAAGAGCGAGGCGGCCGAGGTCGCAAGCGAGATGGGCGTGCCGGTCGTGACGATGGGCGATGTCATCCGCGCGGAGTGTCGCGAGCGGGGGCTGGACCCGGCGACGGACCACGGGACCGTGGCGAAGGCGCTGCGCGAGGAGAACGGCCCGGGCGCCATCGCCGAGCGCTCGCTGCCGATAATCGAGGACGAACGGGCGGGCCACGACACCGTCCTCGTCGACGGCATCCGCTCGGACGTGGAGGTCGAGGCGTTCCGGCGGGCCTTCGGTGATTCGTTTGCCCTCGTCGAAATCACGGCGCCGTTCGACGTCCGGGCCGAGCGCCTGGACCTCAGGGGGCGGGACGCCGGCGCCGACGAGGGCGGCGAATCGCTCGAAGACCGCGACGAGCGGGAGCTGGGCTTCGGGATGGGCGAGGCGATGGAGATGGCCGACGTGACCGTCGAGAACACCGACTCGCTGTCGGCGTTCCAGCGCCGGATTCGTACGCTGCTGGAGGAGGGCGTGGAGGTCCAGTCGTGA
- a CDS encoding RNA-binding domain-containing protein, translated as MSSVYSVDVEITAPVNDTEVTARVADAIRNLFPEADPDHREGELVATVHTMEGFSEELHRAEILDTARSVFFDDLAGDRFTFDLKKQAAFEGRVNFAVGEPAELGDIHVVVTVREPDAEAYIDYVAPATEDGKPVDTE; from the coding sequence GTGAGCAGCGTCTACAGCGTCGACGTCGAGATAACCGCGCCCGTCAACGACACCGAGGTCACCGCGCGGGTGGCCGACGCCATCCGGAACCTCTTCCCGGAGGCCGACCCCGACCACCGCGAGGGCGAGCTCGTCGCGACGGTCCACACGATGGAGGGGTTCTCCGAGGAACTGCACCGCGCGGAGATTCTGGACACGGCCCGCTCGGTGTTCTTCGACGACCTGGCCGGCGACCGCTTTACCTTCGACCTGAAGAAGCAGGCGGCCTTCGAGGGGCGGGTGAACTTCGCCGTCGGCGAGCCCGCCGAACTGGGCGACATCCACGTCGTCGTCACGGTTCGCGAGCCCGACGCCGAGGCGTACATCGACTACGTCGCGCCGGCGACGGAGGACGGCAAGCCCGTCGACACCGAATGA
- a CDS encoding HAD family hydrolase, which yields MTEALCFALDGVLVHRTRSDAELLRDVFAAHDIDPTDDLLATARRTFRNAFEAIEPDPYRQSMAAVVSAADAEADPEDVVATLREETYAATTVPEAARESLVGLADDSTLAVITNGPREWQVGKLAHHDLRDRFDAVVASYDAGAHTPDTAPFDRLRERLPADEYVMVGDGDDVEGARAAGFVSIEYSTEGADLWATIDALL from the coding sequence ATGACCGAGGCGCTCTGTTTCGCCCTGGACGGGGTACTTGTCCACCGGACCCGGTCGGACGCCGAACTCCTGCGGGACGTGTTTGCCGCACATGACATCGACCCGACCGACGACCTCCTGGCAACGGCCCGACGGACTTTTCGCAACGCGTTCGAGGCCATAGAGCCCGACCCCTACCGGCAGTCGATGGCGGCGGTCGTCTCGGCGGCCGACGCCGAGGCCGACCCGGAGGACGTGGTCGCGACGCTGCGCGAGGAGACCTACGCCGCGACGACCGTGCCCGAGGCCGCCCGCGAGAGCCTGGTCGGGCTGGCCGACGACAGCACGCTCGCGGTCATCACGAACGGTCCCCGGGAGTGGCAGGTCGGCAAGCTCGCCCATCACGACCTTCGCGACCGGTTCGACGCCGTCGTGGCCTCCTACGACGCCGGCGCACACACGCCAGACACGGCCCCGTTCGACCGCCTCCGGGAGCGGCTCCCCGCCGACGAGTACGTGATGGTCGGGGACGGCGACGACGTGGAGGGCGCGCGGGCCGCCGGGTTCGTCTCCATCGAGTACAGCACGGAGGGGGCGGACCTCTGGGCGACTATCGACGCCCTGCTCTAA
- a CDS encoding molybdopterin-dependent oxidoreductase — MDWRRYTPSPRAVDWGLFVAVATLLATGVGTIFAGTAAAAWVIDLHAVSGVVLVGLLPVKLWRVRHRVAPERLTGARIVSVALAVDAAGALATGVWWVFGGSLDLGPWGLFHLHTALGLLLAPLLLAHLRYRFHSPETAVRHGRRDALRYAGLVATGAAVWRLQGPVNDALATAGADRRFTGSREDGSDDGNRFPVTSWVADDPEPVDAADWTLAVTGRVASRASYDLADLPTGASGRAVLDCTSGWYSEHDWQGVRVGDLLDAADPDGAAAWVQFRSVTGYRWSLPIDEARDALLATRVDGERLSHGHGFPLRLVAPDRRGFQWVKWVEEVRVTERREVGEWVAVFVSGV; from the coding sequence ATGGACTGGCGCCGGTACACTCCCTCGCCCCGGGCGGTCGACTGGGGGCTGTTCGTCGCCGTCGCGACGCTGCTTGCCACCGGCGTCGGCACCATCTTCGCCGGCACCGCGGCCGCCGCGTGGGTCATCGACCTCCACGCCGTCTCGGGGGTCGTCCTCGTCGGCCTGTTGCCCGTCAAGCTCTGGCGGGTCCGCCACCGGGTCGCCCCGGAGCGCTTGACCGGCGCGCGCATCGTCTCGGTCGCGCTCGCCGTCGACGCGGCCGGCGCGCTCGCCACCGGCGTCTGGTGGGTTTTCGGGGGCTCGCTCGACCTCGGACCGTGGGGCCTCTTTCACCTCCACACCGCGCTGGGCCTGCTCCTCGCGCCGCTATTGCTGGCCCACCTCCGCTATCGCTTTCACTCCCCCGAGACGGCGGTCCGACACGGCCGCCGGGACGCGCTGCGCTACGCCGGACTCGTCGCGACCGGCGCCGCCGTCTGGCGGCTGCAGGGACCCGTCAACGACGCGCTGGCGACCGCCGGCGCCGACCGCCGCTTCACTGGCTCCCGGGAGGACGGCAGCGACGACGGCAACCGTTTCCCGGTGACGAGCTGGGTCGCCGACGACCCCGAGCCGGTCGACGCCGCCGACTGGACGCTCGCCGTCACCGGCCGGGTCGCGAGCAGGGCGTCGTACGACCTCGCCGACCTGCCGACCGGCGCGAGCGGCCGCGCCGTGCTCGACTGCACGAGCGGCTGGTACTCCGAACACGACTGGCAGGGCGTCCGCGTGGGCGACCTGCTCGACGCCGCCGACCCCGACGGCGCCGCCGCGTGGGTGCAGTTCCGCTCCGTCACGGGCTACCGCTGGAGCCTCCCCATCGACGAGGCCCGCGACGCCCTGCTCGCGACCCGCGTCGACGGCGAGCGGCTCTCCCACGGGCACGGCTTCCCGCTCCGGCTGGTCGCGCCCGACCGCCGGGGGTTCCAGTGGGTGAAGTGGGTCGAAGAAGTGCGGGTGACCGAGCGCCGCGAGGTCGGCGAGTGGGTCGCTGTTTTCGTCAGCGGCGTCTAA